The Pectobacterium parmentieri genome segment CCAGCGGGTAATGTGCGCGGTGGTTTGGTGTTCCTGATTGGATAATTCCGGGTACTGATGCAAGTGCCGTCGCCAGTTAATTAACTGTTGCTCAAATGACGTATCACCACAGGGAATAGATTCAGCCATATCAATACACCTCCTTAACAAAACGTAAACATGATAAAGGTAGCCGATAGCCACTCAATGGATAAATACCATCTGGTTATATTTCATGTCTTTTTATGATGGCGATTTTTGCATTCATTTATTATGAATATTTCTGCTAACAAAATTCATTATTGATATTTATTTTCCACGCCTTTATGCAACATCCTTTCTATTGTTTTTTACTCTTAATATTGCTGGCATGGCGTCACTAAAATAAGGAAACATCGTGGGATATAAACTCAGTTTATTAGATCAAAGCCCGATTGCCGAAGGAATGAGTACGGCGCAGGCGTTGGCGCAAACCGTGTCGCTGGCAAAAGTGGCGGAAGCGCTTGGTTATTACCGCTTTTGGGTTTCCGAGCACCATAATTCCGATGAATTGGCAGGTTCGTCTCCTGAAGTCTTGATCACCTGGCTATTAGCGCACACGACAACGTTGCGCATCGGCTCCGGCGGCGTGATGTTACAGCACTACAGTCCGTATAAGGTTGCAGAGAATTTCCATGTCATCAGTGCGTTGGCTGGCGGACGTGTGGATTTAGGCATTGGTAAAGCCCCTGGCGGGCTGCCGCTGGCGACGCGCGCACTTCAGCAGGAAATAGGCGAGAACGAGCGAGTTGCCTTCACGGAGAAATTACATCAGTTAAATCGTTTTCTCGATAGTTATGATGATACCGCTGAACGCCTGAATGCGACGCCGTTGCCAGAACATACGCCACAGCGCTTTCTGTTGGGGGCCAGTCAGGAGAGTGCGCGGTTAGCCGCATCGCTGGGCTGGAGTTTTGTATTTGCGGGATTCATTAATGCCAGCGAAGCACAGCTAACGGAATCACTTTTGAGCTATCGGGAATTGAAGCCAGCCAGTGCCCAGACGCTGCTGTCGTTATCGGTGATTGCCGCCGAACGTCATGAGGATGCAGAGGCGCTGGCCAGCACGCAGCATAATTATAAAGTTTATATTGAAAATAAACCGCCGCTAACGGTAGGAAGTCAGGAGTTGGCAGACAATTTCGTTCGGCAGTCGGGGGCGACGGATTTCCGTATCGAGCAGGAGCCACGACATGTGCTTTATGGCACGCCGGAACATATACATCAGCATTTGGAGAGCTATCATCAGCGCTTTGGGGTCGATGAATTCATTATCCACACGCCCGTGACGTCACCCCGTGAACGTGAGGCCTCGATACGGCTGTTGGCGCAACGCTGAGCAACGACTAGAAGCGTGAGCAATGACAACATCGTGACATATTACAGGTAGTAATCTAGGTCTATCTGGGACAGAAAACCGAGGTTATGCGATGGCGGTGCCGGAGAGTAAGGAAGCCTTGATTAAGGCGATCAATAGTCAGTTTGCGTTATTAATGAAGAAAATCGATGCTGTATCCGCTGAACGTGCCTTCTCACCGGAGATGGCGGGACATGCGCAGGGAACGCAGATGAGTCCCGCAAATCTGGTAGCATATCTGCTGGGGTGGGGAAATTTGGTGCTGAAATGGCATGAGGATGAAGCACAGGGCAACCCCATCGATTTCCCAGAGACTGGTTATAAATGGAATCAGCTCGGCCTGCTGGCACAAAAATTTTATCAGGACTATGCCCATATTACCGATTGGGCAGAACTGGTCGCGCTGCTTGCCGCGAATAAACTGGCACTCATCGCACTGGTTGAACGCTATACTGATGAACAACTCTATGGCGAATGCTGGTATGGCAAGTGGACGCGTGGTCGGATGATTCAGTTTAATACCGCCTCACCTTATAAGAATGCGGCCGGGCGACTGCGTGTATGGGAGAAAAACAAATAACGATCTGATAGTAAATCAGAATGATTTTTGGCCTTACCGTTCCCTTTATGGCGGCTGTATCTGCGGCGTTTTTTCAGACAAAACCTTACATATTCCCTCTGTTAGACTGTTCTATACTCAGAAGTAAGCAAAGTAAGCCTTACCGACTGATGAGATGAATGGGGGAAAGAAAAATGATTGGTCTCAACCTAGTTTATCCCGTGTCATATTACTCTACGCCTGACAAACTTGATTATGTCCAAGGCATTTCCCGCTCGTCGCACCTGTCTGGTTACCCTAATCAGGATGCTTCCACCCGAACGCGATCCGGGTACGAAAATAGCGGTCCAGTCTTTACGCCACCTATAGCTGATGGGGTTAATCGCCCAACGGCCACTAATCAACTGAACGTTTACGTGTAAGCTTTTATACTCGTCATACTTCAAGCTGCAACGGAGATACTGACGGTCGGGGCGGTTATGAACACACCGCGAACCTATATTGAGATCAGGCGGGCTGGTTACCATACGGCCCGTCCTGAATCGAGTCCCTGACCCGCAGTTCAGACAAAAACAGGTTCTCTTTCGAGAAATAGCCGCCGTCCAGCATCGCGATCAGGCGGTGAATCACTTCGTTGATCATATCGCTCACCGGATCCTTTACGCTGGAGAGTGACGGCTTCAAAAACGGGGCAGTGGGAATATCATCGAACCCGACCACAGAGACATCGCTCGGGACTGCAACGCCGGCCTCATCCAACGCTTTCATCGCACCAATCGCCATATCGTCATTGCTGGCGAGAACGGCACTGAACGACACCTGGCTATCGCGTAGGGCAGCAATGGCGAGTGAGCCGCAGCGCGGCGTCCATTTCCCTCTCACAATCAGTTCATCCCGTACTGCGATGTTGGCTGCTGTCAGCGCGTCTTTATAGCCGGAAAGGCGTTCGATAGCGGTTGGCGAATCCAGCGAGCCGGTGATAAACGCGATGTCTTTATGACCGCGCGCAATCAGATGTTGCGTAGCGTTATAGCTAGAGCCCTTGTGATCGCAGCAAATGCAGTGGCTTTGGTGTTTACGCAGCTTACGGTTGACGACCATGATCGGCTGCTTGTGTTGTCCGATGATGTCGTCCATCTGATCCACGTTGAGAAAACGAGGATAAATGATAATCGCATCGCAGCGTAAACCCAGCAGAAATTGAATCGCGGCGCGTTCTTCATCGGCGCTGTGTTTGCCGTCAACCAGAATGAGTTGACGCCCGTTGTCTTCGAGCTTCTTGGCGGCCTGTGACAGCAGTTCGTTAAAATAGCTGCCGTGATAGAGCGTGTTAGTCACCACCAAACCAATACAGGCTGATTTGCTGGTCGCCAGATTACGCGCTAGTAAATTTGGCTGATATCCGGTCTCCTCAATGGCCTGATAGACCAGCGCTTTGGTTTCTTCACTGGTATAGCCTTTGCCTGATAGCACGCGTGACACTGTCGCTTTTGATACGCCTGCTTTCTTCGCCACTTCCTGCATTGTCGACATGGGACATCCTGACACGTTGAACACGCTTATCATTTTACACACATTAGGCTGACAGAAGCAGGGTAGTAAGTGCAGAACCGGGGTGGGTAGGAGAGAAATTACCTTTTTCATGGCGATCGTAGTCACATAAGTAAAATATTGGTAATTCATCTATTGAAATTACATCGATATATAAACATTATTGTGTGGAACCGGTTACCCATCGGCGTTTCATCACGTTGCATGGAGCAGGGATACCGGCATGAATGCTTTCATAACTGCATGAAATTTAATAATAAATGCACTGTTACCGAGTAATGATTCCGATTTGAGCGGTTTGTTGAAACGGGGTAGCGTGCGCGATTACGAGAGATTGTCTATCCATGTCAAAGAATTATGCGGCTGTATCCCGTTCGATCGTCGATGCTATCGGTGGTGCTGATAATATCGCTGCGGTAACCCACTGCATGACGCGCCTGCGCTTTGTGCTTAAAGATAATGATGCTGTGAATGTGGCCGGATTGAAGGCGATCGGCGGCGTGTTGGGTGTGGTGAAAAACGATAACCAGTGCCAGGTGATTATCGGCAACACTGTTTCTCAGGCCTACGCCGAGGTAGTGAAGCTGCTGCCAGAAGGCGCGGCGGTTGAAAAAGCCGTACCGGTAAACAATAAAATTACGTTGCGACGGATTGGTGCAGGGATCTTGGATGCGCTGATTGGCACGATGTCACCGCTTATTCCGGCGATTATCGGCGGTTCGATGGTGAAGCTGCTTGCCATGATCCTGGATATGACCGGGCTGTTTGAGAAGGGGGCATCGACGATCACGATCCTGAACGTGATTGGCGACGGGGCGTTCTTCTTCCTGCCGATCATGGTAGCGGCGTCTGCGGCGGTAAAATTCAAAACCAATATGTCGCTGGCGATTGCTATCGCCGGGGTGCTGGTCCATCCGACGTTTATCGATCTGATGGCAAAAGCAGCACAGGGACAGCAGGTGGTGTTTATGGGGCTTTCCGTCACGGCGGTGAAATATACCTATACCGTGATTCCGGCACTGTGTATGACCTGGATCCTGTCTTACATTGAAAAATGGGTAGACCGTATTACGCCAGCCGTGACCAAAAACTTCCTCAAGCCGATGTTGATCGTGCTGATTGCCTCCCCGATTGCCATCATGCTTATCGGCCCAATTGGGATATGGATCGGTAGCGGCATTTCTGCGGTGGTGTACACCGTGCATGACTATCTGGGCTGGCTGTCCGTTGCCATCATGGGCGCTATCTGGCCGCTGCTGGTGATGACCGGTATGCACCGCGTGTTTACGCCGACCATTATTCAAACCATCGCTGAAACTGGCAAAGAAGGTATGGTCATGCCGTCTGAAATCGGTGCGAATCTGTCGTTGGGCGGATCGTCACTGGCTGTAGCCTGGCGCACCAAAAACCCAGAACTGCGCCAGACTGCGCTGGCAGCAGCGGCATCGGCCATTGTTGCCGGGATCTCAGAACCTGCGCTGTACGGTGTCGCGTTACGCCTGAAACGTCCGCTAATTGCCTGTTTAATCACCGGTTTTATCTGTGGTGCCGTCGCAGGTATCGGCGGGTTGGCAAGCCATTCAATGGCGTCGCCGGGGCTATTCACTAGCGTACAGTTCTTCGATCCGACCAATCCGATGAGTATTGCCTGGGTATTTGGCGTCATGATCCTGTCTGTCGTGATCTCCTTCTTCGTCACTTTACTGCTGGGTTTTGAAGACATTCCGGTAGAAGAAAAGCCTGAAGAGAAACATGCACAGGGTGACGACGTTTCCGTAACCCCGCACGTATCGAACACGAATTAAATGAAGCACTAATGACACGAAGTACGAAGGAGAAACAGCGTATGTCTGCATCAACATTTCCCACTGGATTCTTATGGGGGGGCGCGATTGCGGCCAATCAGGCAGAAGGCGCATACCTTGAGGCCGGTAAAGGGCTGACGACGGTGGATATGATCCCCCACGGCGTGAATCGTCTGCCGGTGAAACTGGGGCAAGAGCCGCGTTTCGCGTTGCGTGAGGATGAATTTTATCCCAGCCATCAGGCGATCGATTTCTACCATCGGTATAAGGAAGATATCGCGCTGATGGCGGAAATGGGGTTTACGGTGTTCCGTACCTCCATCGCCTGGAGTCGACTCTATCCGAACGGAGATGAACTGACGCCCAACGCGGACGGTATCGCGTTTTATCGTGATGTGTTTGCCGAGTGCAAGAAGTACAACATGGAACCGCTGGTAACACTGTGTCATTTCGATGTGCCGATGCATTTGGTCACCGAATATGGTTCATGGCGTAACCGGAAAATGGTGGAGTTTTTTGCCCGCTACGCTCGCACCTGTTTTGAAGCCTTTGACGGGTTGGTGAAATATTGGCTGACATTCAATGAAATCAATATTTTACTGCATAGCCCGTTTTCCGGCGCGGGTCTGGTGTTTGCCGAAGGGGAAAATCAGGAACAGGTAAAATATCAGGCTGCACATCATGAATTGGTGGCGAGTGCGCTGGCGACGAAGATTGCGCATGAAGTTAATCCGGACAATCAAGTTGGCTGTATGCTGGCTGGCGGTAACTTCTACCCGTGGTCGTGTAAACCGGAAGATGTCTGGGCGGCGCTGAATAAAGATCGTGAAAACCTGTTCTTTATTGATGTGCAGGCGCGTGGCACCTATCCGGCGTATACCAGACGACTGTTTAAAGAGAAGGGCATTACGATCGCGTCAGAGCCGAGCGATGATGAGATCCTCAAAAACACGGTGGATTTTGTTTCCTTCAGCTATTACGCCTCCCGCTGTGCGTCAGCGGATATGAACGAGCACAACAGCAGCGCCGCGAACATCGTTAAATCGTTGAAAAACCCGCACATTAAGGCGAGTGAATGGGGCTGGGGGATTGACCCGTTGGGCTTGCGCATCACCATGAATATGATGTACGACCGCTACCAGAAGCCGCTGTTTTTGGTAGAGAACGGGTTGGGGGCGAAGGACGAGGTTAACGCACAGGGCGAGATTGATGATGACTATCGCATCAGTTACCTGCGCGAGCACATCAGCGCGATGGCGGACGCTATCGGCGACGGTATCCCGGTTATCGGCTACACCTCGTGGGGCTGTATCGATCTGGTTGCCGCGTCCACCGGCGAGATGAGCAAACGTTATGGCTTCATCTATGTCGATCGCGACGATCGGGGCGAAGGGACATTAGCCAGAAAGAAAAAGAAATCGTTCTACTGGTATAAAAAGGTGATTGCCAGCAACGGTTCCGATTTGAGCTAAATAAAGTAATATCGTTTAGCTATCCTTGCTATAGCCCCCTGATGACAGCGTTTGGGGGCTATTTTTTATCCATAGATGAACGCGAGATTGTTTGCACTTGTTTCGTCATTCATAATCGAGCCAAATCGAGCATTGCGCTCTCTCAGCTTCAATTCCCAAATGACGCGATAGGGAGGGAAAATACGATGAGCCAGACGCTTCCCGACATTACCTTTTTTCATGAACTTGCCGCCCTGGCCAGTCAGGAAACATTGCCACGTTTTCGTTCCCTCCAAGCCAATCAAATCGAAACCAAGCCAAAAGAGGGTTTCCGCTTTGATCCGGTGACGGAAGCCGATCGGGAGGCCGAACGAGTGATACGTGAACACATCGCACGCCATTATCCCGAACACGCGATTATGGGAGAAGAATTTGGCTTGAGCGGGGAAGGGCCTGTACGCTGGGTTTTGGATCCGGTTGATGGAACCCGACCTTTCTTATGCGGGCTACCCGTGTGGGGAACGCTCATTGGTCTGTTGCATCATGAACGTGCCGTGATGGGGATGATGAGCCAACCGTTTACCGGAGAGTGCTTCTGGGCCGATGGCTCGCAGGCCTGGCGGAGCGATCGGCAGGGAGAAACGCGCTTAAGTACGCGTAAAGGTGTGTCGCTCGAACAGGCAATCCTTCACACCACCGCGCCGGAAGCGCTGAGTATGCACCCGACGGTTCGTTTCGCAGAACTGACCGAAAGCACTCTGATGACGCGCTATGGCGGTGAGTGCTACGCGCTGGCAATGCTGGCGGCAGGCCAGATTGACATCTGCGTGGAATTTGCATTGCAGCCCTACGACATTGTCGCATTGATCCCGATTATTGAGCAGGCGGGTGGCATTATCACCGGTCTCGACGGGCAGCGAGCGGAAGCGGGTGGTACGGTGGTCGCGACCGGTAGCCCAGCGCTGCACCAGCAGGTTTTAACCATACTGAACGGAACGCGATAATCACCGTTAACCGACCATGACGATGTGAAAGACGACGGTTAAGAAGGGATCATGATGAAAGTGACACACGTGGCATTATGGACGGCCGATCTGGCGGCGCAGGCGGCATTTTGGCAAACGTTTTTCGCCGCTCAGGTGGGGGAAAAATATGTGAGTCGGAATCGTCCTGGATTTGAATCACATTTCGTTCAACTGAGTGAAGGGGCATCGATTGAGTTGATGACGCTACCGGTGCTAGCGGAAGCCTTAGCTAATAAAGAAGGCTGCGGCTGGGCGCATGTGGCGATTTCAGTTGGCAGCAAGGCGGATGTGGAAGCGTTAGCCAGTAAAGCGGCGGAACGCGGTATTCTGGTTGCTCCACCTCGTATGACGGGGGACGGCTTTTATGAAGCGATCGTCAGCGACCCTGATGGTAATCTCATTGAGATAACATCAGACTGATTCGGGAGTTATTTTTGTATGTTGCACAAGCTATCCTCATGCGATCGACAACATAGCGCGATGCTGATTTGTGTTGGAGATATCCGGTTTGGCCCGCCTTATTTTTCGCTATCGATTGACGACAAAGAATTGGCGGATCGCGTTTTTGGCAAGGAGATGCTGTGGTCGCCTGATTCTCGTTATCTTGTGGTACAAGAGTGGCTCTCTACCGCGGAGCGCGACGGCCCGCAAACGGTGTTGCTGTGTATTGATGTGCGAGAAGAAAGGCAATGCAAAGTTTCTCAGGCGACGGGGGGATTTATCGTCCCCGTGAGGTTCGAGGACGATAATCTAATCTATGAAAAAAGGTATTTTAGTGCAGGAAGACACGGTGCCACGGAATATGAAATCAGATTTACCGATCTTCCTCGCTGGCGTGCGCTACGGTTACGTTAACAACTCAATCTTCCCAATAGAATAGGGCATCGAACTGTGTGAAACCGCTCTCTGTAAACAGTGTCTGCAGATGAATGCTGGTGGGCAGCGGCGATACCAATTGTTCCTTATAAACGCGAATCAGCCCGCATTTCTCCAGTACTACTTGCACCTGCTGGCTTAATGCTTCCACTACGGGGGTGTCGAACCTATCGACTTTCCCCAGTTCAGGACTTTCTCCTGCTCCACCGCCATGAACATCCCAACGCTTTTCGCTTTCCATCAATACAAAATAGGGCGACAGGCGGCTCAGTAAAACGGTTAACCCCGTATGCTCTTCACCATAACGAATCGGGTGTTTAGCATTAAAATCCGGTGTATTTTTATAAAACCAAGCGTCGACAAAGGAAGCATAGCCAGAACCGTAGTGATCCCATTCAATTCTTGATTGGGTGTGAGTCTGCTGTATGACGTGTGCGCATACGTCGTTTAAATGCTTGTCGATCAACGCTTCATCATTGCTTATCCAGGGATATTCATCTGAAATACACTGCGATACGGGTATCTGTAAAAGACGGGTGATGTCGTGTGGTGAAAGCAGCGGTGAGACACCTTTATTGCTCCCTGAATCTTGTTTCATTTTTAGCTCCTTAAAGTAATCACTTAGCTTTCATAGCTAACAACATGCGCTTCCGTCTGTGAGGGAAGTTCCCATTTTGTCAGCATCCCTTGCAGCGTTTTATTGCTCAACGTGGTATCTCGTTTACCGTTGCGGCGCAGCAATTCCTGACGCGGACGCTCCAGATACACCACCTCCACTTCTGCGCCATAGGCGTAGCACAGATCTAACGTGCGGGTGCGCATTTGCTGGCTCAGGTGCGTGGCATTCCACACAAACGGCTCATGCGTTCGCAACAGTGAACGTGCTTTATCGGTCGCCCAGTGTACCGCCTTTCCTTCATTTTCACCGTGTTTCAGCCCTAACTCTGTGCGTGCATCGTCGAAAGAGACTACAGGTAAGTTACGCCGATGTTTTCGTACCCAGGTGTCTTTTCCTGAAGCTGGCAAACCGCACATCACCGTGACTTTCGAGCCAGGTTCCTGGAACAACGGATAGTCGGGATGGACATCGGCACCGCGAAAATAACTCAGGCGTGTGTGGGCATCGACAAACGCTCTCGGCTGACCGTAACAGCCTTCTTCCCGCGCCAACTCGCGGAACAGCTCGATGCTATCTATCACGCGCGCTTGATCTTGACAGATTCGCCCACGCATATCGGCTTCCGCCAGCGTGGCCAACAGCGGAATGCTCAACTGCCAAGACAATTCACGAATCGTAAAGAGCGGTGACATCCGACGGCGTTCATCTTCAAGACAGTAAAACGGAACCTGATGTACCGAAATTAACCGACAAACCGCCTCCCGAATCGCAAATGGTACGTTTGCATCCCACAACAGCACCCGAGCGTCGATAGCACCTTTACGCGAATGCCCCGGTTGACCAATCTGGCCCGTCACCGGGTCAATCACCGTCGTTCGATATTTCGCAACGTCATGCAGCAACGCGGCAAAAAACAAGATTTCTTGTTGTTCGTGCGTGGCTGTCTGGTAATCGGGAAGCTCTAATAGTGACTCGACAACCATTATAGTGTGCGTCCAGACGTCGCCTTCACCGTGATAGCGTGGCTCCTGCGGTGTCTCTTTGGCACGTTGAAGCACCGGAAAAGCCTCTAGGCAGTGAGTAAAATCTGGCTGTGCGCCAGAGGTGGGGACCAACCCCCTAATAGTATTCCAATCCATGATAGTCATACTCCTTACTTATCGGGCATGGCGGTGGCGAGTGCGTCTAGTGAACGCAGCGTATTCAGCCCCAGCATTTCCCAGGATACGGGTGGACAAGGCGCGTACAGATCAACGCCTTCAGCCAGTTGATTCGGTAAAATAGGGCGTTGGGAATGATGCGATCCGCTGTCCAAAATGGTCTGGGTAAAATCATGGCGTACCAACTTGTAACGAGCCAACACCTGTTTATCATCTTCAACCTTTAGATAAAGGCCTTCCGAACGGTCCGATTTATCGGTTTGTTGCCAGCACAGCGCGAGCGGTAAACCTGCACGCTGGACGGTGGATTCAAACGTGGTTTTCCAGTTCGGGCTTTTTGCCAGCGAACGGTACACCAGCTTCCACAGCAATGCCGGGTTAGTTGGCATCTCCCCGGCATAGATTACCGGGACGGATAACACGGGCGAACCGGCCAGCATGGCATGTCGGCGTGCCGTCGATAAAAAAATGCCGTCACGACGATCGTAAAGATCAAATTCGTGAAAGTAATGCGGCAAACGGTCATAAAATACGGAATGCTTGCTGTAGGCCCATTCGCCGTACATCACGAAACGATCTTCTAGCAGTTCAAGAAAACGCATTTCGTGCGCTGTGGCCCATAGCTTGAACTGGTTGAACTGCCGTTCCCGCGAGCCACCAGTCAAATAATGGCCGCGCGATTGGAGCAACAGTTCTGCTGTTTCATTGAAGGACACACCGCTGTTCGCACCGTCGATCTTTTCTTCGATCACGACATAACGGCCTGCTAACGCTTTCAGTGCAATTTGATCCGACGCATCATCGCCGGGCTGTAAACGTGAACCTTCCAGATGAGGGGTTCGTGGATATTTTAATAACGGTATTGAATGTAAATACATGTTTTTCGCCAACTGCGTTATTAGCGCAGCCAGACCCATCCAGGATAAAAAAGAGGGCCGACGAACGTGTTCTGGCGCGAGTCAATAGGCTGGCCACTGGCATTCCAGAGGTCAGAGTCGCGGGGGAGGAAGCGGGAGATTCATTCTCTGCTCCGCGCAATGGTGGGAAAGAGAAAGGAACCCGTACCGCAGCCAACGCTGGCGCAGACTGCGCCGAATCGAGGCTGCTTAATGCAGTCGTCGGCGGTTAGTGGGGGGCTGACGTACAGGGCACTTTAGGGCTCCAAATAACATATTAGGGGTGAGTAAACGGCGCGATTCTAGCGAAGGAATCTTCCGGCAACAAGCTTTTGTATAAAAAATGCTATTATTTCCTATCGTTATAGAATGCGTTGTTGCGTTTAAACGTGATAAAAAAGCCATAAAACCATCGACGTTAACGTGATAAGAATTGCGAGTGGTGAGATAGAGTAATGCACACAATAAAGAGTAGGGGAATACAATGAAAATCAGTGTGATAAAGAAAGGGATTGCGGGCCTGTTATTAGTGCTGCCGTTGTACGGGGTTGCCGAAACAAAGGATCCAGATTTGTTCGCTGGCTATACCACGCAGGATCTCACGGCAGCATTACCTGCGCGGTTGTTAAACATGGTTCAGCGCGACAAGGTGGTCGATGTGCCAAATCATATGGTTCAGACTGAATATGTTGACCCTACGACGGGAAATAAGGCGCTAGTTTCACTATTTATGTTGCCGCCAGATAAAGATGGTAATGTCCCGATTGCTTCCGCGCCTGGCGATCTCGATGCGGTGATTGCCAGCACGGAAAAAGAGATGTTGCGCCAGCGTATCAAACCCGACCAGCGTGCGGGGAAGATTGACGATGCGACGCCTTTTCGCTGCTTACAAACGATTCTGAATAACAAGGTCCTGCATTCGCTGTGTTCGACGCTGATTAAAGGACGCGTGCTGGAAGTTCAGGCGATTAATACGATCACCAATATTCAGGATGAAGCCGAACTGCATAAAGTCATCGGACAACAGAATGAATTCGTTATCGAGATGGGAAAAACACTGTTGGCACTTAAAAAATAGTGCGTTGTTGATGCGGAAAGAGACGCGTCATCAACGAACGATCGCTATTATTTCTCATCAAAATGCTGAGCGAAGGTAAGCGCCTTCGCTTTTTTGTGCCCTGAAAACCCCCTGCTAGGCTG includes the following:
- a CDS encoding RNA ligase family protein is translated as MYLHSIPLLKYPRTPHLEGSRLQPGDDASDQIALKALAGRYVVIEEKIDGANSGVSFNETAELLLQSRGHYLTGGSRERQFNQFKLWATAHEMRFLELLEDRFVMYGEWAYSKHSVFYDRLPHYFHEFDLYDRRDGIFLSTARRHAMLAGSPVLSVPVIYAGEMPTNPALLWKLVYRSLAKSPNWKTTFESTVQRAGLPLALCWQQTDKSDRSEGLYLKVEDDKQVLARYKLVRHDFTQTILDSGSHHSQRPILPNQLAEGVDLYAPCPPVSWEMLGLNTLRSLDALATAMPDK
- a CDS encoding LLM class flavin-dependent oxidoreductase, whose protein sequence is MGYKLSLLDQSPIAEGMSTAQALAQTVSLAKVAEALGYYRFWVSEHHNSDELAGSSPEVLITWLLAHTTTLRIGSGGVMLQHYSPYKVAENFHVISALAGGRVDLGIGKAPGGLPLATRALQQEIGENERVAFTEKLHQLNRFLDSYDDTAERLNATPLPEHTPQRFLLGASQESARLAASLGWSFVFAGFINASEAQLTESLLSYRELKPASAQTLLSLSVIAAERHEDAEALASTQHNYKVYIENKPPLTVGSQELADNFVRQSGATDFRIEQEPRHVLYGTPEHIHQHLESYHQRFGVDEFIIHTPVTSPREREASIRLLAQR
- a CDS encoding LacI family DNA-binding transcriptional regulator codes for the protein MSTMQEVAKKAGVSKATVSRVLSGKGYTSEETKALVYQAIEETGYQPNLLARNLATSKSACIGLVVTNTLYHGSYFNELLSQAAKKLEDNGRQLILVDGKHSADEERAAIQFLLGLRCDAIIIYPRFLNVDQMDDIIGQHKQPIMVVNRKLRKHQSHCICCDHKGSSYNATQHLIARGHKDIAFITGSLDSPTAIERLSGYKDALTAANIAVRDELIVRGKWTPRCGSLAIAALRDSQVSFSAVLASNDDMAIGAMKALDEAGVAVPSDVSVVGFDDIPTAPFLKPSLSSVKDPVSDMINEVIHRLIAMLDGGYFSKENLFLSELRVRDSIQDGPYGNQPA
- a CDS encoding 6-phospho-beta-glucosidase; its protein translation is MSASTFPTGFLWGGAIAANQAEGAYLEAGKGLTTVDMIPHGVNRLPVKLGQEPRFALREDEFYPSHQAIDFYHRYKEDIALMAEMGFTVFRTSIAWSRLYPNGDELTPNADGIAFYRDVFAECKKYNMEPLVTLCHFDVPMHLVTEYGSWRNRKMVEFFARYARTCFEAFDGLVKYWLTFNEINILLHSPFSGAGLVFAEGENQEQVKYQAAHHELVASALATKIAHEVNPDNQVGCMLAGGNFYPWSCKPEDVWAALNKDRENLFFIDVQARGTYPAYTRRLFKEKGITIASEPSDDEILKNTVDFVSFSYYASRCASADMNEHNSSAANIVKSLKNPHIKASEWGWGIDPLGLRITMNMMYDRYQKPLFLVENGLGAKDEVNAQGEIDDDYRISYLREHISAMADAIGDGIPVIGYTSWGCIDLVAASTGEMSKRYGFIYVDRDDRGEGTLARKKKKSFYWYKKVIASNGSDLS
- a CDS encoding AAA family ATPase; its protein translation is MTIMDWNTIRGLVPTSGAQPDFTHCLEAFPVLQRAKETPQEPRYHGEGDVWTHTIMVVESLLELPDYQTATHEQQEILFFAALLHDVAKYRTTVIDPVTGQIGQPGHSRKGAIDARVLLWDANVPFAIREAVCRLISVHQVPFYCLEDERRRMSPLFTIRELSWQLSIPLLATLAEADMRGRICQDQARVIDSIELFRELAREEGCYGQPRAFVDAHTRLSYFRGADVHPDYPLFQEPGSKVTVMCGLPASGKDTWVRKHRRNLPVVSFDDARTELGLKHGENEGKAVHWATDKARSLLRTHEPFVWNATHLSQQMRTRTLDLCYAYGAEVEVVYLERPRQELLRRNGKRDTTLSNKTLQGMLTKWELPSQTEAHVVSYES
- the ascF gene encoding PTS cellobiose/arbutin/salicin transporter subunit IIBC, translated to MSKNYAAVSRSIVDAIGGADNIAAVTHCMTRLRFVLKDNDAVNVAGLKAIGGVLGVVKNDNQCQVIIGNTVSQAYAEVVKLLPEGAAVEKAVPVNNKITLRRIGAGILDALIGTMSPLIPAIIGGSMVKLLAMILDMTGLFEKGASTITILNVIGDGAFFFLPIMVAASAAVKFKTNMSLAIAIAGVLVHPTFIDLMAKAAQGQQVVFMGLSVTAVKYTYTVIPALCMTWILSYIEKWVDRITPAVTKNFLKPMLIVLIASPIAIMLIGPIGIWIGSGISAVVYTVHDYLGWLSVAIMGAIWPLLVMTGMHRVFTPTIIQTIAETGKEGMVMPSEIGANLSLGGSSLAVAWRTKNPELRQTALAAAASAIVAGISEPALYGVALRLKRPLIACLITGFICGAVAGIGGLASHSMASPGLFTSVQFFDPTNPMSIAWVFGVMILSVVISFFVTLLLGFEDIPVEEKPEEKHAQGDDVSVTPHVSNTN
- the hisN gene encoding histidinol-phosphatase; this encodes MSQTLPDITFFHELAALASQETLPRFRSLQANQIETKPKEGFRFDPVTEADREAERVIREHIARHYPEHAIMGEEFGLSGEGPVRWVLDPVDGTRPFLCGLPVWGTLIGLLHHERAVMGMMSQPFTGECFWADGSQAWRSDRQGETRLSTRKGVSLEQAILHTTAPEALSMHPTVRFAELTESTLMTRYGGECYALAMLAAGQIDICVEFALQPYDIVALIPIIEQAGGIITGLDGQRAEAGGTVVATGSPALHQQVLTILNGTR
- a CDS encoding ClbS/DfsB family four-helix bundle protein, which produces MAVPESKEALIKAINSQFALLMKKIDAVSAERAFSPEMAGHAQGTQMSPANLVAYLLGWGNLVLKWHEDEAQGNPIDFPETGYKWNQLGLLAQKFYQDYAHITDWAELVALLAANKLALIALVERYTDEQLYGECWYGKWTRGRMIQFNTASPYKNAAGRLRVWEKNK
- a CDS encoding VOC family protein, with protein sequence MKVTHVALWTADLAAQAAFWQTFFAAQVGEKYVSRNRPGFESHFVQLSEGASIELMTLPVLAEALANKEGCGWAHVAISVGSKADVEALASKAAERGILVAPPRMTGDGFYEAIVSDPDGNLIEITSD